A genome region from Rhodopseudomonas boonkerdii includes the following:
- a CDS encoding ABC transporter substrate-binding protein has protein sequence MGRFSLARALTMGAAMLASLSPVLAQGKLDKVSFGTNWVAEAEHGGFFQAVVDGTYKSYGLDVTIVPGGPNVNNRILLIAGKLDFFMSANTLQSFDAVANNVPVVAIAAIFQKDPQVFVSHPDPKVTRLEDLKSKTLFISREGIVGYFQWMKLEYGFSESKVKPYNYNAQPFIVDKNSAMQGYVTSEPFLIEKQAGFKPNVMLLADYGLNGYSTLIEARRETVEKSPDLVQRFVDASIIGWYNYLYGDNKAANEIIKKINPEMTDDLLAYSIATMRDRGIVDSGDTLKNGIGAMTDERAASFFDKMSRAGVVKRDIDYRRAYTLQFVNKGVGLDLRPKK, from the coding sequence ATGGGTCGGTTTTCCCTTGCGCGTGCGTTAACCATGGGAGCGGCGATGCTGGCGTCGCTGTCACCTGTGCTGGCCCAAGGCAAGCTCGACAAGGTGTCGTTCGGCACCAACTGGGTCGCCGAGGCGGAGCATGGCGGCTTCTTCCAGGCAGTGGTCGATGGCACATACAAAAGCTACGGCCTCGACGTTACCATCGTGCCGGGCGGGCCCAATGTGAACAACCGTATCCTCCTGATCGCCGGCAAGCTCGACTTCTTCATGAGCGCCAATACCCTGCAGTCCTTCGACGCGGTGGCCAACAATGTACCGGTCGTCGCCATCGCGGCGATTTTCCAGAAAGACCCTCAGGTCTTCGTGTCGCATCCCGATCCGAAGGTGACCCGGCTGGAAGATCTCAAATCGAAAACGCTGTTCATTTCGCGGGAAGGAATCGTCGGTTACTTCCAGTGGATGAAGCTGGAATACGGCTTCAGCGAGTCAAAGGTGAAACCTTACAATTACAATGCCCAGCCCTTCATCGTGGACAAGAACAGCGCCATGCAGGGGTATGTCACGTCGGAACCGTTCCTGATTGAGAAGCAGGCCGGCTTCAAGCCCAATGTGATGCTGCTCGCGGACTATGGCCTTAACGGCTATTCGACTCTGATCGAGGCTCGCCGCGAGACGGTGGAGAAGTCGCCGGATTTGGTCCAGCGTTTCGTCGATGCGTCGATCATTGGCTGGTACAACTATCTCTATGGCGACAACAAAGCCGCCAACGAGATAATCAAGAAAATCAATCCGGAGATGACGGACGATCTGCTGGCCTATTCCATAGCTACGATGCGAGATCGGGGTATCGTCGATTCCGGCGATACACTGAAAAACGGCATCGGCGCCATGACCGACGAACGCGCCGCGAGCTTCTTCGACAAGATGTCCCGTGCCGGTGTGGTGAAACGCGATATCGACTATCGCCGTGCCTATACGCTGCAATTCGTCAACAAGGGCGTCGGGCTGGACCTGCGGCCGAAGAAGTAG
- a CDS encoding ABC transporter ATP-binding protein: MALLVPSHDEFAIRLRGVTKIYESGTRALGPIDLDIRQGEFVSLLGASGCGKSTALRLIAGLAAPTAGAIKVPARASRQGIGFVFQEPTLMPWTTVGENVRLPLKLARLADAESTRRVAEALAQVGLADFADAYPRELSGGMKMRVSLARALVTSPDVLLLDEPFAALDEITRLRLNNDLLALWRKLGKTIVFVTHSVYESVYLSQRVVVMTSRPGRVHGECRIDAPEPRDEAFRTSMAYARHCRDVSQALMQATEAEVPA, encoded by the coding sequence ATGGCTTTGCTCGTGCCGTCACATGATGAGTTTGCGATACGTCTACGTGGCGTTACGAAGATTTATGAGAGTGGGACACGCGCGCTCGGACCAATCGATCTCGATATTCGTCAAGGTGAGTTTGTCTCGCTACTCGGTGCCTCGGGCTGCGGCAAGTCCACGGCGTTGCGGCTGATTGCAGGATTGGCCGCGCCGACGGCCGGAGCCATCAAGGTGCCGGCCCGCGCCTCGCGTCAAGGCATCGGCTTCGTGTTCCAGGAGCCGACGTTGATGCCCTGGACGACGGTGGGAGAAAATGTGCGGCTGCCGCTCAAACTTGCACGTCTAGCGGATGCGGAGTCGACGCGGCGTGTTGCCGAAGCGCTGGCGCAAGTCGGGCTCGCGGATTTCGCCGATGCCTATCCCCGCGAACTCTCCGGCGGCATGAAGATGCGGGTGTCGCTGGCGCGCGCACTGGTGACGTCGCCGGACGTGCTGCTGCTGGACGAACCCTTTGCCGCCCTCGACGAAATCACGCGCCTCAGGCTCAATAATGACCTGCTCGCGCTGTGGCGTAAGCTCGGCAAGACCATCGTCTTTGTCACTCACTCGGTCTACGAGTCCGTTTATCTGTCGCAGCGTGTGGTCGTCATGACCTCGCGCCCCGGTCGTGTTCATGGCGAATGTCGGATCGATGCGCCCGAGCCGCGCGACGAAGCGTTCCGCACATCGATGGCTTACGCCCGCCATTGCCGCGATGTCTCGCAGGCCTTGATGCAGGCAACCGAAGCTGAGGTCCCGGCATGA